A DNA window from Macrobrachium rosenbergii isolate ZJJX-2024 chromosome 41, ASM4041242v1, whole genome shotgun sequence contains the following coding sequences:
- the LOC136826626 gene encoding BTB/POZ domain-containing protein 6-like isoform X3: MVGDGSYRERVPAHSWVLAAGNQYFRALFQGPFADRHKKTYDIPNDPKGFQNLLKWLYRHECGIQSMDSALITLQVAIEYLCPELAELCVEYIGKHLRVSNVLKVLQFTWRYCPSSQTSDDSQGSSVISTAPSAPSLEIMEDPDEDDDDTNSFGAADRLQQLDISQHTVHSMSQLQKLSEEAEFQDPTACCSDLYNVCLEVVDSATQAVLASEPLEELDYRTLQLILKRSTLNIPNELPIFHAVQRWSTAECKRRMLPLTSDNRRAVLGDLLYYVRFLNMTNEQLQQTSSLLTADEFNYLATRISGHTPATVPATLNPHLAMMATPRHHKPPTLPTTDSTNKNKKKGTTGKRKYTKKELMLDVVSCLAVIFD; the protein is encoded by the exons ATGGTGGGAGATGGCAGTTATCGAGAGAGAGTACCAGCCCACTCCTGGGTACTTGCTGCAGGCAACCAGTACTTCAGGGCCTTGTTCCAAGGCCCTTTCGCTGACAGGCACAAGAAAACCTACGACATCCCTAATGACCCAAAGGGATTTCAGAATCTCTTGAA GTGGTTGTACCGTCATGAATGTGGGATCCAAAGTATGGATAGTGCCCTCATCACCTTACAAGTAGCCATTGAGTACCTGTGTCCAGAATTAGCTGAGTTATGTGTCGAGTACATTGGGAAACACTTGAGAGTGTCTAATGTGCTAAAGGTGCTACAGTTCACCTGGAGATACTGTCCATCTTCTCAAACTTCCGATGACAGTCAGGGATCATCAGTTATATCAACAGCTCCTTCAGCTCCTAGTCTTGAAATAATGGAAGATCCTGATGAAGATGACGATGACACAAACTCATTTGGTGCTGCAGATAGATTACAGCAGCTTGACATATCCCAACATACAGTTCACAGTATGAGTCAGCTACAAAAGCTTTCAGAAGAAGCAGAATTCCAAGACCCAACGGCATGCTGTAGTGATCTTTATAACGTCTGCCTTGAAGTAGTGGACAGCGCCACCCAGGCTGTTTTAGCATCTGAACCTTTAGAAGAATTAGATTACAGAACTCTACAGCTCATCTTAAAGAGATCAACTCTCAACATACCCAACGAATTACCTATATTTCATGCAGTGCAACGGTGGTCAACAGCTGAATGTAAACGTCGCATGTTGCCTCTGACCTCTGACAACAGAAGAGCAGTTCTCGGTGATCTCTTGTACTATGTAAGGTTCTTGAACATGACAAACGAGCAGCTTCAACAGACCAGTAGCCTCCTCACAGCTGATGAATTCAACTACCTTGCTACTAGAATTTCAGGTCACACTCCTGCAACAGTACCTGCCACTCTTAACCCCCACCTGGCCATGATGGCTACACCTCGCCATCACAAGCCGCCTACTCTGCCAACAACAGATTCaacaaacaagaacaagaagaagggtACCACAGGCaagagaaaatacacaaaaaaggaGCTAATGTTGGATGTGGTTTCCTGCCTTGCTGTGATTTTTGATTAG
- the LOC136826626 gene encoding BTB/POZ domain-containing protein 6-like isoform X2, with product METGLLWAKLFYQQQGSMKIQLTEQKAKESYARSVANSRWCADTMRNLVYYTVMGPCKWVQLSLHLIRGRSYNLFENEDGSDVILMVGDGSYRERVPAHSWVLAAGNQYFRALFQGPFADRHKKTYDIPNDPKGFQNLLKWLYRHECGIQSMDSALITLQVAIEYLCPELAELCVEYIGKHLRVSNVLKVLQFTWRYCPSSQTSDDSQGSSVISTAPSAPSLEIMEDPDEDDDDTNSFGAADRLQQLDISQHTVHSMSQLQKLSEEAEFQDPTACCSDLYNVCLEVVDSATQAVLASEPLEELDYRTLQLILKRSTLNIPNELPIFHAVQRWSTAECKRRMLPLTSDNRRAVLGDLLYYVRFLNMTNEQLQQTSSLLTADEFNYLATRISGHTPATVPATLNPHLAMMATPRHHKPPTLPTTDSTNKNKKKGTTGKRKYTKKELMLDVVSCLAVIFD from the exons ATGGAAACCGGATTGCTTTGGGCTAAACTCTTCTACCAGCAACAAGGCTCCATGAAGATCCAGCTCACAGAACAGAAGGCTAAGGAAAGCTACGCAAGGAGCGTCGCCAATTCCCGGTGGTGTGCGGACACCATGAGGAATTTGGTGTACTACACCGTCATGGGACCCTGTAAATGGGTACAACTCTCCTTGCACCTTATTCGTGGCAG ATCCTACAACCTTTTTGAGAATGAAGATGGGAGTGATGTGATCCTAATGGTGGGAGATGGCAGTTATCGAGAGAGAGTACCAGCCCACTCCTGGGTACTTGCTGCAGGCAACCAGTACTTCAGGGCCTTGTTCCAAGGCCCTTTCGCTGACAGGCACAAGAAAACCTACGACATCCCTAATGACCCAAAGGGATTTCAGAATCTCTTGAA GTGGTTGTACCGTCATGAATGTGGGATCCAAAGTATGGATAGTGCCCTCATCACCTTACAAGTAGCCATTGAGTACCTGTGTCCAGAATTAGCTGAGTTATGTGTCGAGTACATTGGGAAACACTTGAGAGTGTCTAATGTGCTAAAGGTGCTACAGTTCACCTGGAGATACTGTCCATCTTCTCAAACTTCCGATGACAGTCAGGGATCATCAGTTATATCAACAGCTCCTTCAGCTCCTAGTCTTGAAATAATGGAAGATCCTGATGAAGATGACGATGACACAAACTCATTTGGTGCTGCAGATAGATTACAGCAGCTTGACATATCCCAACATACAGTTCACAGTATGAGTCAGCTACAAAAGCTTTCAGAAGAAGCAGAATTCCAAGACCCAACGGCATGCTGTAGTGATCTTTATAACGTCTGCCTTGAAGTAGTGGACAGCGCCACCCAGGCTGTTTTAGCATCTGAACCTTTAGAAGAATTAGATTACAGAACTCTACAGCTCATCTTAAAGAGATCAACTCTCAACATACCCAACGAATTACCTATATTTCATGCAGTGCAACGGTGGTCAACAGCTGAATGTAAACGTCGCATGTTGCCTCTGACCTCTGACAACAGAAGAGCAGTTCTCGGTGATCTCTTGTACTATGTAAGGTTCTTGAACATGACAAACGAGCAGCTTCAACAGACCAGTAGCCTCCTCACAGCTGATGAATTCAACTACCTTGCTACTAGAATTTCAGGTCACACTCCTGCAACAGTACCTGCCACTCTTAACCCCCACCTGGCCATGATGGCTACACCTCGCCATCACAAGCCGCCTACTCTGCCAACAACAGATTCaacaaacaagaacaagaagaagggtACCACAGGCaagagaaaatacacaaaaaaggaGCTAATGTTGGATGTGGTTTCCTGCCTTGCTGTGATTTTTGATTAG